The Desulfatibacillum aliphaticivorans DSM 15576 nucleotide sequence CTTTGCGTGGGAAGCCGGACTCAACCACCCTATGTGTAACAATTTTTGGGGCTATCCGGCGGTTAGCGGGTACGCCCCCCCCAGCCGGCCTTGATGACCGCGCCGTCGTGGAGGACCTGAATCACATGGGTTTCGTCAAGATGGCGGAGGTATTCCACAATCACCTCCCGGTTTTTTTCCGTTTCCAACTCATGCTTGCCGATGGGCGTGAGATACCGGACCAGATCGTCTATATGCACCCTGCCGCTGTGATTCTGAATGTAGGACAAGGCCTTTTTCTTGATGTACCAGGGTGCAGAAGCCCGAAACACGGCCAGCAGGACCGCGAAAAAGGCGAAGGGCAGCACCACCACCCCTATATAGGTATTGACCTTCCAGGCGAAAAAATCGATCAAAACCAGGAGAATGGCTGTGGAGGCCAACACCCTGGTCGGTTCAGGCGTTTGAAAAGATTGCACTATTATCCACCCTGCGTTTTAAAAATATTATTCAACTTTCGGAATCAAAAGTTGTGTTTTAAAATCAAGCAACTACGTACGGGTTTCAGGCCATTCTATATACCAGAGCCCAAGAGTCTTCGTCCCTTCCCCCCTGGCGGGGGAAGGACAGGATGGGGGGGCTATTTGGAATGACGTGCAACATCACCCCCACCCCAACCCTCCCCCGTCAAGGGGGAGGGAGTATGTTGGAGGCGGCTCCGGCGAATTATTTGCTCTTCACCGTCAATTATCATCGTCTCAATATGCGAGAGTAACTTCCCCCCAAAGTTGAAAACCTTACTCATCATGCTCGGAAAAATACTCGGCCTCGTAGACCTCTACCTTGGTTTCCGGGTCCTGCCAGCAATTGGGGGACATTCCTCCTTTTCTGCAAAGCTGAATCAGAAAATTCTGGGGATTGGACAGCTGATCCCACACCTGGGGCAAAAAGGTGGAGCGCCGCCCTCCGCGGCTTAAAATCACCCCATGCACGCCGGGCTTCAACTTGGACAAAAGATCCTTGCCGTCCGTAAACTCGATTTCCTCGGGCACGGTGAGGACGCTCACCTCCACGTCAATGTCGTCTAGCTCCCTGGCTGACAGGGGAGGAAAGCGGGGGTCCCGGAACGCGGCGTTATAGGCGTTGGATTCCACGCCGTCCACCAGGGATTGCACGGGCTCGATGGTGCCGATGCAGCCCCGCAACTGCCCGTCTTTGTGGATCGTCACAAAGCACCCCCGGTTTTCCAGGAGCAGCTTGGACGGATGCTCGGGCCTTTGGACCTCGGCGTCGGTCAGCCTGGAAGCCATGACGCTGCGGGCGAGTTTCAATAAATCGGATTTATCCTGGTCGGAAGTATAGGAAGGCATTTTGCGTTCTCCTTTGAATTCTTTGACGGCTTCCGTAAATGCAATGGCTGCGTAGCCAACCACTTTGTCCTTGGATCCGGCGGTGTCCCCGGAGTTCCGGTAGTCCAGCAAGGTTCCGGTCCAGCCCAGACTATCGGCGACCTTCATAACCGCGACCGTGGGAACCCAGCCGCAGGCCTTGCAATTTTTCATGGCCTCGTAATCCAGATTGGGGATGGCCTGGCAGCAGATGTTATCCAGGTTTTGCGCTGTTTCATAGGGATAGTAATGGGAAAGGTCCGTGCTGGCAATAAGAAAAAATCCCCTTTGAACCAAAGGCTCAAGGGCTTCGGCCAATTTGTCGGGATTGACCCCGCCGCCCAGCAAGATGGGGATGAACTCAAAATCGCCGAGAACGACCTGTAAAAAAGGCAGTTGCACTTCGATGGAATGCTCCTGGGCGTGGGCCTGGTCCAGGCGGACGAACCCGGGCGATTCCGCCAGGCGCCTGGCTTCGGGCGCCAAAGGAACCAGGCCGAGGGGAGTCCTGTATGCGGACACGTTGGGAATGGACGCCCCGCGGTATCTTGCGCGATGGCTGGCGCCAATGATTATGACCTTGCGGACGTCCCTGGGCATTTTTTCATAGGAGGCGGCGGCCACGACGCCCGAGTACACGTACCCGGCGTGAGGCGCCACCAGAGCGCGAACCCGGCCTTTAACCGGGGTTTGCTTCGCCTCCCGCAAAAACTCTTTAATCTGCCTTTTCAGGGCGCTGGGATTGGCGGTGTAAAACGATCCCGCCACCGCCGGTTCTCTTACGTTTTCCATCTGCTCCATGGCAAGGCCATTGGATGCGAATGACAAGGCCAAAAGCGCCGCCAGAAAAACCGCAACGCATGCAGGGATGCGGCCCCAATCCATTATGCTGTCTGTTTTAAAAACCATATACAATCCCTTGGTCAGGCGCTCCGGCGGTCGCCATACGCCGGGGACAAGCCTGCTTTTGGTTTGTTGGGAGTATTCGTCACTTCCTTTCAGTCCCAAACGCCCTGAATGGGGGCGCCGCAAAAAGGGCAGCACCCGTTTTCCACGCCATCGTACTCCAGGTAATAGCCCCGTCTTTTAACCACGGTTTTGCGGCATGACGGACATTGCACCGGGTTGTTCACTCCGGGAATGTTTCCCAGATACACGTGCTTCAGCCCTTCTTTTTCGGCTGCTTCACCCGCCTGCTTCATAAAGGCCACCGGAGTAGCCGCAAGGTGAACCAGCCTGTAATTGGGATGAAACCGGGACAGTTGAAACGGCGCTTCCGGCCCAAGGTTCTCCGCAACCCAACCGGCGACCCGCCTGATGACGTCAAGGTTATCCGTGTAAGTAGGCACCACCAAATGAATGACTTCCACCCAGACTCCATTGTCCTTGTAAATCTTGATCGCTTCCTGGACCGGGGCCAGGTGTCCGCCGTTCAATTCCATGTATATTTTGTCGGACAATGACTTGAGGTTCAGGGCCGCGCCGTCAATATACTTGCTCAGGCGGCGTGCGGGCTCAGGGCGGATGTATGCGTTGGAAACCAGGATGTTCTTGACTCCCTGCTCCCTGGCCGCCTTGGCCGTGTCCAGCATGTATTCGTAATAGGTGGTGGCTTCCGTATACGTATAGGCGATGCTTTTGCATCCGTACTGTTTTGCATGAGCGACAATGGTTTCCGGCGGCTTGTAATAGTTCCTGGTCTTGTCCGGCGTGGTTTGGGAGATTTCCCAGTTCTGGCAATTAAGACAGGTGAAATTGCAGCCGGCCACAGCCAGGGAAAAAGCCTTGCTGCCCGGCAGAAAATGGTGCATGGGCTTTTTTTCCACCGGGTCCACGTTCAACGAACACGGGTTGGCGTAGGATATGCTGTAGAGCTTGCCGCCCAGATTGACTTTGGTTCCGCATTTTCCGCGATAGTCGGGAGTGATGAGGCAGGTGTGAGGGCATGTCAGGCACTGTACCGAGCCCCCGCCCAAGGTCTTGTAAAAATAGGCCTCTTTCATGGTCCGGGAGTCGAAGGTCAACTCCTGGGACAGGGCGCGGCTTAAGGGGAACAGGATGCCCTGCCCCGCCGCAGCCGCAGCGGCTTTAAGAAATGTGCGCCTTGTGGAAGCCATGGGCGCCCCTCCTTTGCACGCATAGGCCGAAATTTAATAGCAACATGCGCCGTGTCGGCGTGACAAACAGCTGTTTTACCATTCTTAAAATAGGCATTAAACAGCGGCAAGTCAAAGCGGACGCCGGTCTGCGGCAAGGCCCTTATCCGCCCGCCGGGTCTCTTTGGCGGCTTTGGATGCAAAACTCAGGGTAAATAGACCTTCCAGACGTAAAACCAGCCGCCTAAAATGCCCAATGCAATGGCAAGATATACATAAGATTTCCATTTGCCGGGCACGATTGCGATGCCGTGCTTGTCCGGATCGCCCACCTTGCGGCGGCAGGCGTGGCAGGTCGTATCGGCCAAAGAAAGTATTGTGGAGCAATACGGGCATTTTTTGGAATAGATTTTTGTGGGAGTCGAGGAACCCTGGGCAGTCATGATAAAAATCCTTCTTGCTTAAAGTTATACAAACGCAGCCATGGAGTATTGTACT carries:
- the amrB gene encoding AmmeMemoRadiSam system protein B, coding for MVFKTDSIMDWGRIPACVAVFLAALLALSFASNGLAMEQMENVREPAVAGSFYTANPSALKRQIKEFLREAKQTPVKGRVRALVAPHAGYVYSGVVAAASYEKMPRDVRKVIIIGASHRARYRGASIPNVSAYRTPLGLVPLAPEARRLAESPGFVRLDQAHAQEHSIEVQLPFLQVVLGDFEFIPILLGGGVNPDKLAEALEPLVQRGFFLIASTDLSHYYPYETAQNLDNICCQAIPNLDYEAMKNCKACGWVPTVAVMKVADSLGWTGTLLDYRNSGDTAGSKDKVVGYAAIAFTEAVKEFKGERKMPSYTSDQDKSDLLKLARSVMASRLTDAEVQRPEHPSKLLLENRGCFVTIHKDGQLRGCIGTIEPVQSLVDGVESNAYNAAFRDPRFPPLSARELDDIDVEVSVLTVPEEIEFTDGKDLLSKLKPGVHGVILSRGGRRSTFLPQVWDQLSNPQNFLIQLCRKGGMSPNCWQDPETKVEVYEAEYFSEHDE
- the amrS gene encoding AmmeMemoRadiSam system radical SAM enzyme, whose protein sequence is MASTRRTFLKAAAAAAGQGILFPLSRALSQELTFDSRTMKEAYFYKTLGGGSVQCLTCPHTCLITPDYRGKCGTKVNLGGKLYSISYANPCSLNVDPVEKKPMHHFLPGSKAFSLAVAGCNFTCLNCQNWEISQTTPDKTRNYYKPPETIVAHAKQYGCKSIAYTYTEATTYYEYMLDTAKAAREQGVKNILVSNAYIRPEPARRLSKYIDGAALNLKSLSDKIYMELNGGHLAPVQEAIKIYKDNGVWVEVIHLVVPTYTDNLDVIRRVAGWVAENLGPEAPFQLSRFHPNYRLVHLAATPVAFMKQAGEAAEKEGLKHVYLGNIPGVNNPVQCPSCRKTVVKRRGYYLEYDGVENGCCPFCGAPIQGVWD